One Thunnus maccoyii chromosome 14, fThuMac1.1, whole genome shotgun sequence genomic window carries:
- the vstm4a gene encoding V-set and transmembrane domain-containing protein 4a isoform X2: MVTEKDNLTLSCLVSQRKRSSSVLILRWFFSPLAAPTLTPPPPPPSAPSPSPPAIEPSQFLIVKMGIKKMKLYGNYTRLFPQPKFRLYEETEGEVYRLRILSVTGMDQGFYTCRVQEIRKHRNTWRASSNGTSTTQLTVHFTLESSSSEGLWRLFADVYVCAVLICSLGLLSIFLFTLVLTCQYFYRRHRLKANYLLVRCPESSSGETVTSSSSSSSSSPRAKRKDTRQKTDRKVTVKAPEVPEEPPPHIPAKVPVPAKRPQKPRRLKTQPRRSATPRVSRVSQEDSLTYAELELFRPRPEPPASSSPDPTPSNSDTVYAQILFQEKQL; the protein is encoded by the exons atggtaacagaGAAAGACAACCTGACGCTGTCCTGCCTGGTAtctcagaggaagaggagcagcagtgtCCTCATCCTGCGCTGGTTCTTCTCTCCTCTGGCTGCTCCCACTCTcacgcctcctcctcctcctccctctgctccgtccccctctcctcctgccATCGAGCCCTCGCAGTTTCTGATTGTGAAGATGGGCATAAAGAAAATGAAGCTGTACGGGAACTACACCCGCCTTTTCCCCCAGCCAAAGTTTCGTCTTTATgaggaaacagagggagaggtgTACCGGTTGCGGATTCTCAGTGTGACGGGGATGGACCAGGGTTTCTACACTTGTAGGGTGCAGGAGATCcgcaaacacagaaacacatggagaGCATCGTCCAATGGTACCAGCACCACACAGCTGACAG TGCACTTTACCCTTGAGAGCAGTAGCAGTGAAGGACTGTGGCGTTTGTTTGCAG acgtgtatgtgtgtgccgtgCTGATCTGCTCACTGGGCCTGCTGTCCATCTTCCTGTTCACGCTGGTTCTCACCTGCCAGTACTTTTACAGGAGACACAGACTCAAAG CCAATTATCTTCTGGTCAGGTGTCCAGAAAGCAG CTCAGGAGAGACTGTAACCAGCTCCAGCAGTTCATCAAGTTCTTCCCCAAGAGCAAAAAGGAAAGACACGAGacagaaaactgacagaaaagtcacagtAAAAGCACCTGAAGTACCAGAGGAGCCACCTCCACACATACCAGCCAAAG tGCCGGTTCCTGCAAAGAGACCTCAGAAGCCCAGAAGGTTAAAGACTCAGCCAAGGAGATCTGCCACT CCTCGAGTATCACGAGTATCACAAGAGGATAGTCTGACATATGCAGAGCTGGAGCTCTTCAGACCGAGGCCAGAGCCCCCAGCCTCCTCCAGCCCTGACCCCACACCCTCCAACTCAGATACTGTGTATGCTCAGATCCTCTTCCAGgagaaacagctgtaa
- the vstm4a gene encoding V-set and transmembrane domain-containing protein 4a isoform X1, with translation MYFSIVVLVLTKALVTEVCHALNVTVIPGPVVMVTEKDNLTLSCLVSQRKRSSSVLILRWFFSPLAAPTLTPPPPPPSAPSPSPPAIEPSQFLIVKMGIKKMKLYGNYTRLFPQPKFRLYEETEGEVYRLRILSVTGMDQGFYTCRVQEIRKHRNTWRASSNGTSTTQLTVHFTLESSSSEGLWRLFADVYVCAVLICSLGLLSIFLFTLVLTCQYFYRRHRLKANYLLVRCPESSSGETVTSSSSSSSSSPRAKRKDTRQKTDRKVTVKAPEVPEEPPPHIPAKVPVPAKRPQKPRRLKTQPRRSATPRVSRVSQEDSLTYAELELFRPRPEPPASSSPDPTPSNSDTVYAQILFQEKQL, from the exons ATGTACTTCTCTATAGTGGTCCTTGTCCTGACTAAGGCTCTGGTCACAG AGGTATGTCATGCCCTGAATGTGACAGTGATCCCTGGGcctgttgtcatggtaacagaGAAAGACAACCTGACGCTGTCCTGCCTGGTAtctcagaggaagaggagcagcagtgtCCTCATCCTGCGCTGGTTCTTCTCTCCTCTGGCTGCTCCCACTCTcacgcctcctcctcctcctccctctgctccgtccccctctcctcctgccATCGAGCCCTCGCAGTTTCTGATTGTGAAGATGGGCATAAAGAAAATGAAGCTGTACGGGAACTACACCCGCCTTTTCCCCCAGCCAAAGTTTCGTCTTTATgaggaaacagagggagaggtgTACCGGTTGCGGATTCTCAGTGTGACGGGGATGGACCAGGGTTTCTACACTTGTAGGGTGCAGGAGATCcgcaaacacagaaacacatggagaGCATCGTCCAATGGTACCAGCACCACACAGCTGACAG TGCACTTTACCCTTGAGAGCAGTAGCAGTGAAGGACTGTGGCGTTTGTTTGCAG acgtgtatgtgtgtgccgtgCTGATCTGCTCACTGGGCCTGCTGTCCATCTTCCTGTTCACGCTGGTTCTCACCTGCCAGTACTTTTACAGGAGACACAGACTCAAAG CCAATTATCTTCTGGTCAGGTGTCCAGAAAGCAG CTCAGGAGAGACTGTAACCAGCTCCAGCAGTTCATCAAGTTCTTCCCCAAGAGCAAAAAGGAAAGACACGAGacagaaaactgacagaaaagtcacagtAAAAGCACCTGAAGTACCAGAGGAGCCACCTCCACACATACCAGCCAAAG tGCCGGTTCCTGCAAAGAGACCTCAGAAGCCCAGAAGGTTAAAGACTCAGCCAAGGAGATCTGCCACT CCTCGAGTATCACGAGTATCACAAGAGGATAGTCTGACATATGCAGAGCTGGAGCTCTTCAGACCGAGGCCAGAGCCCCCAGCCTCCTCCAGCCCTGACCCCACACCCTCCAACTCAGATACTGTGTATGCTCAGATCCTCTTCCAGgagaaacagctgtaa